The Dunckerocampus dactyliophorus isolate RoL2022-P2 chromosome 16, RoL_Ddac_1.1, whole genome shotgun sequence genome includes a window with the following:
- the LOC129168772 gene encoding clustered mitochondria protein homolog isoform X5 encodes MRVSLSVSHAHRGCHNPLATPPHWLNKKRHLSCCYSPLVRPQSTMGNMVQCCHMLSGFCKCKDEPSGGMAERSPLLSSRDSDSSSTSTTTPADSEDDILTVSTDVPDGALHPEHFLFPDIVLSSHLGGDATLVEPMVCLLVSEEEEGKRMEVETQTQQEPQVGLPVHTATVVEKEQEVFMLQEDHEDANRKLACRTTAVSLWSEDVSGAGAEDISDEEKVDTHTDHKTEKDQRSVLLQSKTQTSHEEVGRAEMMLQAEDVCCEDLDDHKQPLRDIINLQEMTFSVRIKLPGADILELQVLGQTSVAELQQMLMDHELTCHRTCFSLHLDDTMLDAAMQLSSMEGLCGGMVKVVEDGKSERSRWSPPDFLLPGSLQRPLLPLHPVHSDSEHLQCVRVLAYSSWNPPPGYRKMHGDLMYLHAVTMEGREVNITSSTRGFHLNQSTAFTFNPKPALPTILCHSLVELLSQVSSAFKKNFSSLQRRRIQQHPYERMVAPFPVFTWMAPHEDHSLDCIRVEDVHASRVGQDQHTAGQCRDWNEELQRARELPRNSPQDCLHRGRILFKTNRDFVEASRKGAVAVVDGHVMPLNPGEPPHMQMFLWNNIFFSLARDIAQHYRPLGGDAAAHAAASCDLRGVQAYTSVDTEGLHTLGSAVVDYRGFRVIAQTIVPGILEKNQEQSILYGSTDHGRTIMTHPRFVQLLEKASKPLRIQPHQVLDHRDTPVELYSGVETKGILGNDGRHYILDLLRTFPADLNFQYSEETQVNIEEVPKECQSFGYPQRHHHSLANLRPELMNAFVQHRYDTYLKIAGTHQRGGVSEWKEPVDNRKDTDHDKASGGDFDIRFNPDLCSPGVRFVSAEDLSCQRRLLWDAAAFLLSSQIPLVLQDCLDHRMAPMDGATLTSVLHQRGVNIRYLGTLLRQLDNMEDSGRHYHVQRMCVIEMVTRSAKHVFRTYLQEVEHATLSAAVSHFLNCLLTSSTLDSSDQMLSRRRSHHRRRSRSHCGRAAGAAWARLTPSELWVRIRTDAEDYYHYTLDSAFMEDHGLQRVSLLREFTIKTGIQVRMRDYTMDSRTRAIFGEEDVVNMLAVVKHVTYTASSATWLLEHAYAAVRRGHVSAAFDLVSQALMLFTSVCGALHEDTCTCLRLLGRLSYTLGQHANAVRHQERAVMSSERTRGVDHPQTIHDYTWLALYCVAAGQHCTSLRLLYRARYLTLLVTGDDHPHIALLDSMLGVVLHGLMELDLSLKFLHNASILTSKYHGATSTKHAHSHHLLALLHHSRGDFESARRHESQACSIYETQVGQNHDRSRESSKYLKDLTQQAGRSIKQDSKLTPPPQCFHTMLQQLNMTCEDDLIPLRAEESTRLRLWEVKVQDLEKCLSSNTFSAAFMEEADVLGQLAVKSVFLQSL; translated from the exons ATGCGCGTGTCCCTGTCTGTCAGCCACGCCCACCGCGGATGTCACAACCCACTGGCCACGCCCCCTCactggttaaataaaaaaagacacctCAGCTGCTGTTACAGTCCTCTTGTCCGCCCACAAAGCACCATGGGTAACATGGTCCAGTGCTGCCACATGCTCTCAGGGTTCTGCAAGTGCAAGGATGAGCCATCAGGGGGCATGGCCGAGAGGTCTCCTCTGCTGTCCAGCCGAGACAGCGACAGCAGCTCCACCTCCACGACCACGCCTGCCGATTCGGAGGACGACATCCTCACCGTTTCCACCGACGTCCCGGACGGGGCCCTGCACcccgagcacttcctgttcccggACATTGTCCTGAGCAGTCACCTCGGGGGGGACGCCACCCTGGTGGAACCCATGGTCTGTTTGCTGGtgtctgaggaggaggaggggaaacGGATGGAGGTGGAGACACAAACGCAGCAGGAGCCACAGGTGGGGTTGCCGGTGCACACGGCGACTGTAGTAGAGAAGGAGCAGGAGGTCTTCATGTTGCAAGAAGATCATGAAGATGCTAACAGGAAGTTAGCTTGCAGGACAACAGCTGTGAGTTTGTGGTCTGAAGATGTGTCAGGAGCGGGTGCAGAGGACATCAGTGACGAAGAAAAAGTAGACACTCACACAGACCACAAGACTGAAAAAGACCAGAGGTCTGTTCTTTTACAGTCAAAGACACAAACGTCACATGAGGAGGTGGGCAGAGCTGAGATGATGTTGCAAGCAG AAGACGTTTGCTGTGAAGATTTGGATGACCACAAGCAGCCACTCAGGGACATCATCAACCTTCAAGAGATGACCTTCTCTGTCAGGATTAAACTTCCTGGAGCGGACATCTTGGAGCTTCAG GTGCTAGGCCAGACGTCTGTGGCGGAGCTTCAGCAGATGTTAATGGATCATGAGCTGACCTGCCATCGCACATGCTTCTCTCTCCATCTGGACGACACTATGCTGGATGCTGCCATGCAGCTGAGCTCCATGGAGGGTCTTTGTGGAGGCATGGTCAAGGTGGTAGAAG ATGGTAAGAGTGAGAGATCCAGGTGGTCTCCACCTGACTTCCTTCTCCCTGGAAGCCTCCAGCGCCCTCTTCTTCCTCTGCATCCTGTCCACAGCGACTCCGAG CATCTCCAGTGTGTGAGGGTGTTGGCCTACAGCAGCTGGAACCCTCCTCCGGGGTACAGGAAGATGCATGGAGACCTGATGTACCTCCACGCTGTGACCATGGAGGGACGAGAAGTCAACATCACGTCGTCCACACGCGGCTTCCATCTCAACCA GTCAACAGCTTTCACCTTCAACCCCAAACCTGCACTTCCAACAATCCTTTGCCACTCGTTAGTGGAGCTGCTGAGTCAAGTCAGTTCTGCCTTCAAGAAGAACTTCAGCAGCCTGCAGAGGAGAAG GATCCAGCAGCATCCTTATGAGCGGATGGTTGCACCTTTCCCAGTGTTCACCTGGATGGCCCCTCATGAAGACCACAGTCTGGACTGCATCAGAGTCGAGGATGTCCACGCCAGTCGCGTGGGCCAGGATCAGCACACGGCCGGACAG TGTCGTGACTGGAACGAGGAGCTACAGAGAGCAAGAGAACTTCCCAGAAACTCCCCCCAGGACTGCCTGCATCGAGGAAGGATCCTATTCAAG ACCAACAGAGACTTTGTGGAAGCTTCCAGGAAAGGAGCAGTGGCGGTTGTCGATGGTCACGTAATGCCGCTGAACCCGGGGGAGCCTCCTCACATGCAGATGTTCCTCTGGAACAACATCTTCTTTAGCCTGGCCCGTGACATAGCTCAGCACTACAGACCACTAGGGGGCGACGCCGCCGCACATGCTGCTGCCAGCTGTGACCTGAGAGGAGTTCAG GCATATACCTCTGTGGACACAGAGGGTCTACACACTCTTGGGTCAGCTGTGGTGGACTATCGTGGTTTCCGTGTCATCGCCCAGACGATTGTTCCTGGGATTCTGGAGAAGAACCAGGAGCAAAGCATCCTATACGGTTCTACTGACCATGGCAGAACTATTATGACACACCCGAG ATTTGTGCAGCTTCTGGAAAAAGCCAGCAAACCTCTAAGAATCCAACCCCACCAGGTGCTGGACCACCGCGACACCCCAGTGGAACTCTATTCTGGCGTGGAGACTAAAGGCATTCTGGGCAATGATGGCAGACACTATATCCTGGACCTTCTGAGGACCTTCCCTGCGGATCTTAACTTCCAGTACTCGGAGGAGACGCAAGTCAACATCGAGGAGGTGCCAAAGGAATGCCAGAGCTTTGGTTACCCACAGCGCCATCATCACAGCCTGGCCAACCTGAGACCAGAACTGATGAACGCCTTTGTCCAGCACAG GTATGACACATATCTCAAGATTGCGGGAACGCATCAGAGAGGAGGGGTCTCAGAATGGAAAGAGCCTGTTGACAACCGAAAAGACACAG ATCATGACAAAGCATCAGGGGGAGACTTTGACATCCGCTTCAACCCTGACCTCTGCTCCCCAG GTGTTCGCTTTGTGTCTGCTGAGGACCTCAGCTGTCAGCGTCGCCTGCTTTGGGACGCTGCTGCTTTTCTTCTCTCCAGTCAGATTCCACTTGTG CTGCAGGACTGTCTGGACCACCGCATGGCGCCAATGGATGGAGCGACTCTGACCTCAGTGCTTCACCAGCGGGGTGTGAACATTCGTTATTTGGGAACCTTGCTTAGGCAGCTGGACAAcatggaggacagcgggagacACTATCATGTCCAG AGGATGTGTGTCATCGAGATGGTCACCCGAAGTGCGAAGCATGTCTTCAGGACCTATCTGCAG gaagtggaacatGCGACTCTGTCTGCTGCCGTCAGCCACTTCCTCAACTGTCTCCTCACATCCTCCACGCTTGACTCCTCAGACCAGATGCTCTCTCGCCGCAGGAGTCACCACCGCCGCCGCAGCCGCAGCCACTGTGGTCGAGCCGCGGGCGCAGCCTGGGCCAGACTGACCCCTAGCGAGCTGTGGGTCAGGATCAGGACCGATGCCGAGGACTACTATCACTACACACTGGATAG TGCCTTCATGGAGGACCACGGCCTGCAGAGGGTCTCTTTGCTGAGAGAGTTCACAATCAAGACTGGCATTCAG GTGCGCATGAGGGACTACACAATGGATTCTCGAACACGAGCCATCTTTGGAGAGGAGGACGTGGTCAACATGTTGGCTGTGGTCAAGCATGTCACATACACGGCCAGCAGCGCCACCTGGCTGCTGGAGCACGCCTACGCAGCCGTGCGGCGAG GGCATGTCAGTGCGGCCTTTGACCTGGTCAGCCAAGCATTGATGCTCTTCACTAGCGTGTGTGGGGCCTTGCACGAGGACACGTGCACGTGTCTTCGTCTGCTGGGACGACTCAGCTACACGCTAGGACAACATGCTAAT GCCGTTCGCCACCAGGAGAGGGCAGTGATGAGCAGTGAGCGAACACGAGGCGTTGATCATCCACAGACCATACATGACTAC ACCTGGCTAGCGCTGTACTGCGTGGCTGCAGGCCAACACTGCACCTCTCTGCGTCTGCTGTATCGTGCTCGCTACCTCACCCTGCTGGTGACTGGGGATGATCATCCGCACATCGCACTGCTGGAT AGCATGCTGGGTGTGGTCCTTCATGGCCTGATGGAGTTGGACCTCTCCTTGAAGTTCCTGCACAATGCCTCAATTCTAACCTCCAAGTACCATGGCGCCACATCCACAAAGCATGCACACAG CCATCATCTTCTGGCCTTGCTGCACCACAGCAGAGGAGACTTTGAGTCAGCGCGGCGGCACGAGAGCCAGGCGTGTTCAATATACGAGACACAG GTTGGGCAGAACCATGATAGGAGCAGGGAGAGCTCCAAGTACCTGAAGGACCTGACTCAGCAGGCTGGGAGAAGCATCAAGCAGGACAGCAAATTGACTCCGCCTCCACAG TGCTTCCATACGATGCTTCAGCAGCTCAACATGACCTGTGAAGATGACCTCATTCCTCTCAG aGCTGAAGAAAGCACACGGCTGAGATTGTGGGAAGTCAAAGTTCAAGACCTGGAGAAATGCTTGTCATCTAACACATTTAGTGCTGCCTTCATGGAGGAGGCAGACGTATTGGGACAGCTTGCAGTCAAGTCAGTCTTTTTGCAGTCCCTTTAG